A window of the Bradyrhizobium ottawaense genome harbors these coding sequences:
- a CDS encoding reverse transcriptase domain-containing protein: MEDGIVTVSDKGTGQGSVISPLLANLYLHYVFDLWAERWRRREAAGNMIIVRYADDLIVGFEHETDARRFLDEMRKRLQEFALSLHSEKTRLIEFGRFAVENRKRRGLGKPETFTFLGFTFICSKTRRGKFQIKRKSRRDRMQAKLQAIKQELRRSMHQPIPQQGRWLQQVVTGYFNYHAVPTNSSSLSAFLFHVTNLWRRTLQWRSQKDGMTWERIKRLADHWLPKPRILHPWPESRFAVRHPRWEPYARIGPVRICAGGAR; encoded by the coding sequence ATGGAAGACGGAATCGTGACGGTCAGTGACAAGGGGACCGGGCAGGGATCGGTGATCTCACCGCTTCTGGCCAATCTCTACTTACACTACGTTTTCGATCTCTGGGCCGAGCGCTGGCGACGGCGTGAGGCAGCGGGCAATATGATCATCGTGCGCTACGCCGACGACCTCATTGTTGGCTTCGAGCACGAGACCGACGCCCGTCGCTTCCTCGACGAGATGCGTAAGCGGTTACAGGAGTTTGCACTGTCGCTTCATTCGGAGAAGACCCGGCTGATCGAGTTTGGACGCTTCGCGGTGGAAAACCGCAAGCGGCGCGGGCTCGGCAAACCGGAGACCTTCACCTTCCTGGGCTTCACCTTTATCTGCAGCAAAACTCGTCGGGGCAAATTCCAAATCAAACGAAAGTCCCGGCGCGATCGCATGCAGGCAAAGTTGCAAGCCATCAAACAGGAACTGCGACGGAGCATGCATCAGCCGATTCCCCAGCAGGGAAGATGGTTGCAGCAGGTCGTCACCGGTTACTTCAACTACCACGCGGTGCCGACAAACAGTTCGTCACTGTCCGCGTTCCTATTCCACGTTACCAATCTCTGGCGGCGAACGCTGCAGTGGCGGAGCCAAAAAGATGGGATGACCTGGGAGCGGATCAAGCGGTTGGCCGACCACTGGCTCCCGAAACCGCGAATCCTTCATCCGTGGCCAGAGAGTCGCTTCGCCGTCAGACACCCAAGGTGGGAGCCGTATGCCCGAATTGGGCCCGTACGGATCTGTGCGGGGGGCGCGAGGTAA
- a CDS encoding ATP-binding protein yields the protein MKLVGRGAERRRLMTALADPDTGLVILRGQSGAGKTFLVESVLSDLAQQGTVIGRAKYAEGDATSGFAPILLALSQAVSKALDLLYDPAAGADSLLKAIGSQLSLLESAGFEPIDVLSSPKRMPSPALHGGEGRARIIDAIARLIRWLYGFGTPVVLFIDDWQRAPQDAHVLVILVTRDQSLRLCTVIFAERSGETELSSAKRAHAQLIELGPLGPEDQIALLGEAVGDHAAGTVIDAWLDGNNSGLPFDLKETARALLDRSAIAKKDGAWIVDSAAAASIDRHDVTDTIVTRAHTLPRDILEIGAAFALWGDRTPLARVAEALNRPVGDIERAAQQLQRQGIVNVSEANLGFVHDSLRLGLLEALGPAAKIPIASAMSERLRILHGGSALLNPALRFRIAAGLQDAAPGLWRDLFAREASLARNAADNATANSFAEASWTLRLREPGLDREADALILREASLASAARRDSALMRSRVEEMIALAMTDEQVADAYQTAILAASMAGEPDLAWTWALAGLRRFGLRLPAKARKIHRLAAVARWHLSRLLPRRAFPAGHNAETIPPLRRVLNFAALIAYARDPALMLLCSLHSSTLARRFGYRSANYQSVDAVLYGEFGNLRKAAELGTAIANSTIPPTAFGRGATLYRAFYLGLIWSVPMTALRDHVVNVYDVAISEGDVVYAAQAVRNFARIVWRSEPTLDGLVEVLKDSIEKAEQLGDAIGLQGLLAFLETIRVFRDPRGFNQLEDEPWTRLGVIAGMGPPIILMEILAMRGDWAGVLALANKHDAGRPVVDPHPGGAVWRLHENLARLKHGLPLRRSDLRYIRRVAALNPADHQRKLLILEAERLRQKGAVERCLLAYATAVESASSGSSRLEAGIAAECAAAAARSFGRNDVAARYDAIARGIWNAWGAFAKTGGKSLGGADHDAPLAPQIAEAQLKAALAHRSERAKSRFLAEVGHELRTPLQGMQGLLDLAAEAPSEVSMSELREVFGSLKTVVDDLTDLAALGGGAPLNLKPLDVAALVESESQLAANAAKRKNIGFAVDLQPPSVIVRIDGDRVRQVVRNLLSNAVKYTDRGRINVRVMCRPSTGNGTIEISIVVEDTGSGLTDAQLLRLFEPFERGEREDADGLGLGLALSRRIAERMGGTLTAENKASKGAAFTFVFDAEAAAISHVPEPSIAPLSILLVEDVSLNRRMIATMLRRDGHVVGEAEDGGTALTLYKAGRFDLVLLDVGLPDIDGFQILEAMERSVRGGPAQFIILTASTAFAITERANGMGAARVLHKPVSSEQLRAAIQAVFSLHSHQDPHGSAGFEEELQNLTRQARAEIVMRGQAILQDKLTEGSIGDVHRLAGLAAQFDAPEVASAADLLEAELMAGVSEPASLQRFEHAVAEFSRMVNEPSYP from the coding sequence TTGAAGCTGGTCGGACGCGGAGCGGAGCGGCGCCGCCTGATGACGGCACTCGCCGATCCGGACACCGGACTCGTGATCTTGCGTGGCCAGTCCGGCGCAGGAAAAACCTTTCTGGTCGAATCCGTGCTTTCCGACCTCGCGCAGCAAGGCACCGTGATCGGCCGCGCCAAGTATGCGGAAGGTGATGCCACGAGCGGATTTGCCCCGATCCTGCTGGCGCTGTCGCAAGCGGTCAGCAAGGCACTCGATCTGCTTTACGATCCAGCCGCCGGCGCTGACTCGCTCCTTAAGGCAATCGGCAGTCAGTTATCCCTTCTTGAAAGTGCCGGCTTCGAACCGATCGATGTTCTGTCGTCACCGAAACGAATGCCTTCGCCGGCCCTCCACGGCGGGGAAGGCAGGGCGCGTATCATTGACGCCATCGCGCGATTGATCCGCTGGCTCTATGGATTTGGCACGCCGGTCGTCCTTTTTATCGATGACTGGCAACGCGCCCCGCAGGATGCGCACGTGCTGGTCATCCTCGTCACCCGCGATCAATCGCTGCGGCTTTGCACGGTTATCTTCGCCGAGCGAAGCGGCGAAACGGAATTGTCCAGCGCGAAGCGGGCGCATGCCCAACTCATCGAACTCGGGCCGCTCGGCCCGGAGGATCAGATTGCGTTGCTGGGCGAAGCCGTCGGCGATCATGCCGCTGGCACCGTCATTGACGCCTGGCTGGATGGAAACAACAGCGGATTGCCGTTCGATCTGAAGGAGACCGCGCGAGCGCTTCTCGACCGGTCGGCTATTGCGAAGAAGGATGGAGCCTGGATTGTCGACAGCGCGGCTGCGGCAAGCATCGATCGGCACGATGTCACCGACACCATCGTCACGCGCGCGCACACGCTTCCTCGCGACATTCTAGAAATCGGCGCGGCATTCGCCCTCTGGGGAGATCGAACGCCACTTGCCCGTGTCGCCGAAGCCCTGAACCGTCCGGTTGGTGACATCGAGCGGGCGGCACAACAGTTGCAACGTCAAGGAATCGTCAACGTCTCGGAGGCCAACCTGGGCTTCGTACATGATAGCCTGCGCCTTGGTCTGCTCGAGGCGTTAGGCCCGGCGGCGAAAATCCCGATTGCCTCCGCCATGTCCGAGCGCCTGCGCATTCTCCATGGCGGTTCTGCGTTGTTGAACCCGGCATTGAGGTTTCGAATCGCCGCCGGCCTGCAGGATGCGGCGCCCGGTCTTTGGCGGGATCTGTTTGCGAGAGAAGCATCGCTGGCGCGCAACGCGGCCGATAACGCCACGGCCAATTCGTTTGCTGAAGCCTCCTGGACGCTGCGCTTGCGCGAACCTGGCCTTGATCGCGAGGCGGACGCGCTGATCCTTCGCGAAGCGTCGCTGGCGTCGGCGGCTCGACGCGATTCCGCCCTGATGCGTAGTCGCGTCGAAGAGATGATCGCGCTCGCGATGACGGACGAGCAGGTTGCCGACGCGTATCAGACCGCCATTCTTGCAGCGTCGATGGCGGGCGAACCAGACCTGGCATGGACATGGGCGCTCGCGGGCCTTCGCCGTTTCGGTCTAAGGCTGCCGGCCAAGGCGCGAAAAATCCACCGGCTTGCGGCGGTCGCCCGATGGCATTTGAGCCGGCTGCTTCCCCGTCGTGCTTTTCCGGCAGGCCACAACGCGGAGACGATCCCGCCATTGCGTCGGGTCCTGAATTTTGCAGCCCTCATCGCTTATGCGCGGGACCCGGCGCTGATGCTGCTCTGCTCGTTGCATTCATCCACCCTCGCGCGTCGCTTCGGTTATCGTTCCGCGAACTACCAGAGCGTGGACGCTGTTCTCTACGGGGAATTTGGCAATTTGCGGAAGGCCGCCGAGCTGGGGACGGCGATAGCGAACAGCACGATTCCGCCGACGGCCTTCGGCCGTGGGGCTACATTGTACCGGGCATTCTATCTCGGCCTGATCTGGTCTGTTCCGATGACCGCCCTGCGCGACCATGTTGTGAACGTCTACGACGTTGCGATCTCCGAAGGCGACGTCGTTTATGCCGCGCAGGCCGTCCGAAATTTTGCGCGGATCGTGTGGCGCAGCGAGCCCACACTTGACGGGCTTGTCGAAGTTCTGAAGGATTCGATCGAAAAGGCCGAACAGTTGGGCGACGCTATCGGCCTTCAAGGTCTGCTTGCGTTCCTCGAAACGATAAGGGTGTTCAGGGATCCCCGCGGCTTCAATCAGCTCGAAGATGAACCCTGGACAAGGCTTGGCGTCATTGCCGGAATGGGCCCGCCGATCATCTTGATGGAAATTCTGGCCATGCGCGGCGATTGGGCCGGCGTGCTGGCGCTGGCCAACAAGCACGATGCCGGCCGCCCGGTAGTGGACCCGCATCCGGGCGGAGCCGTCTGGCGGCTGCACGAAAACCTCGCCCGGTTGAAACACGGTCTTCCGTTGCGCCGCAGCGACCTTCGTTACATCCGCCGCGTCGCCGCACTCAATCCCGCCGATCACCAGCGCAAGCTGCTGATCCTGGAGGCGGAACGGTTGCGGCAGAAGGGCGCGGTAGAACGCTGCCTGCTTGCCTATGCCACCGCCGTCGAGAGCGCCTCATCGGGATCATCGCGACTTGAAGCCGGAATCGCGGCGGAATGTGCCGCGGCTGCCGCGCGCAGCTTTGGAAGAAACGATGTCGCGGCTCGCTATGACGCTATTGCGCGGGGTATCTGGAATGCCTGGGGCGCATTTGCCAAAACCGGCGGAAAGTCGCTTGGCGGCGCAGATCATGATGCGCCGCTGGCCCCGCAAATAGCCGAAGCACAATTGAAAGCGGCCCTGGCTCATCGCTCGGAGCGCGCCAAATCCCGCTTTCTCGCCGAAGTGGGTCATGAATTGCGCACACCGCTGCAGGGCATGCAAGGTCTGCTCGATCTGGCGGCCGAGGCCCCCTCGGAAGTGAGCATGAGCGAACTTCGCGAGGTGTTCGGCAGCCTCAAGACCGTGGTCGATGATTTGACCGATCTGGCGGCTCTGGGCGGCGGCGCGCCGCTCAATCTGAAGCCGCTCGATGTCGCCGCGCTGGTCGAATCGGAGTCGCAGCTCGCGGCGAACGCTGCAAAGCGCAAGAATATAGGGTTTGCCGTTGATCTGCAGCCGCCGTCGGTCATCGTGAGGATAGATGGCGATCGCGTCCGTCAAGTCGTACGCAATTTGCTGTCGAACGCCGTCAAGTATACCGATCGCGGGCGGATCAATGTTCGTGTGATGTGCAGACCGAGTACCGGGAATGGAACGATCGAAATTTCGATCGTCGTGGAAGATACCGGCAGCGGGCTGACCGACGCGCAACTGCTGCGTCTCTTCGAACCCTTCGAGCGAGGCGAGCGCGAAGACGCCGACGGACTTGGCCTCGGGCTGGCATTGTCGCGCCGGATTGCAGAGCGAATGGGTGGAACACTTACGGCAGAAAACAAGGCTTCGAAAGGCGCCGCCTTCACCTTCGTCTTCGATGCCGAAGCGGCGGCGATTTCGCATGTGCCCGAGCCGTCGATCGCGCCGCTCAGCATCCTGCTGGTCGAAGACGTTTCGCTTAACCGCCGGATGATCGCCACGATGCTGCGCCGGGATGGACACGTGGTCGGCGAAGCCGAGGATGGCGGCACCGCGCTGACGCTTTACAAGGCCGGCCGGTTCGATCTCGTTCTGCTTGACGTCGGACTTCCAGACATAGACGGCTTCCAGATTCTGGAAGCCATGGAAAGGTCGGTTCGCGGCGGCCCGGCCCAATTCATCATCCTGACGGCTTCAACCGCGTTTGCGATAACGGAGCGGGCCAATGGCATGGGCGCCGCACGCGTGCTTCACAAACCGGTTTCGAGCGAACAACTGCGTGCCGCGATTCAAGCGGTATTTTCGTTGCATTCCCATCAGGACCCGCATGGCTCCGCCGGATTCGAGGAAGAGTTGCAGAACCTGACGCGTCAGGCCCGCGCGGAAATTGTGATGCGCGGCCAGGCAATTTTGCAGGACAAGCTCACCGAAGGATCGATTGGCGACGTCCATCGGCTCGCTGGTCTCGCCGCTCAATTCGACGCGCCGGAAGTGGCGTCGGCGGCCGATCTTCTGGAAGCCGAATTAATGGCCGGCGTCAGCGAGCCGGCCAGTTTGCAGCGCTTCGAACATGCGGTGGCGGAGTTTTCTCGAATGGTGAACGAGCCGAGTTATCCATGA
- a CDS encoding DUF2336 domain-containing protein gives MMEPGSFLQELEEAVSRGSAESRLRALWHATDLLIAGRYTEDEIWIFGEVIGRLADGIEVAARAQLAKRLLRTDNASINIVKKLAFDNSIEVAGPMLQHSTRLDAKTLVSNIRTKSQSHLLAITKRHSLPIVVTDELVTRGNREVVNSVATNSGARFSDFGFLHMIKRSEADSILAEQLGLRKDIPRHIFQQLIAKASDDVRRKLEWERPDLLDQIQTSVIDVTGALQSKFGPASMSYFNAKKLVAARHGRGDLNESSILEYARFHKFEETTVGLSILCSLPVDVVERALLDSSREMIMILGKALNFEWVTTMSLLFLAAKDHRISALDLDHMREEFSRLNTETSRTVLRFYKSRKNAAAADSEQRHLPQLHTH, from the coding sequence ATGATGGAACCGGGGTCATTTCTGCAGGAGCTAGAGGAGGCCGTCTCGCGAGGATCGGCCGAGAGCCGGCTACGAGCGCTTTGGCATGCGACCGATTTGCTGATAGCCGGCCGGTATACTGAGGACGAGATTTGGATCTTCGGCGAGGTCATCGGACGGTTGGCAGACGGAATTGAAGTGGCCGCTCGAGCCCAGCTCGCCAAGCGGCTGCTCCGCACCGACAATGCCTCCATTAACATCGTCAAGAAACTTGCTTTTGACAATTCCATTGAAGTTGCTGGCCCGATGCTTCAGCACTCCACTCGGCTCGATGCCAAGACGTTGGTCTCAAATATCAGAACCAAAAGCCAGTCGCACCTTCTGGCAATCACCAAACGACATTCTCTTCCCATCGTGGTAACGGACGAACTCGTAACACGCGGCAACCGGGAAGTCGTGAACTCAGTTGCGACAAACAGCGGCGCTCGGTTTTCTGATTTCGGCTTTTTGCATATGATCAAGCGCTCAGAGGCCGATTCAATTCTCGCCGAGCAACTCGGCCTTCGGAAGGACATTCCAAGACATATTTTCCAGCAATTGATTGCAAAAGCATCGGACGATGTAAGGCGAAAACTTGAGTGGGAGCGTCCAGATCTATTGGATCAAATTCAGACCTCGGTGATCGACGTCACCGGGGCGCTCCAGTCAAAGTTCGGCCCGGCTTCGATGAGCTACTTTAATGCAAAGAAGCTCGTAGCGGCCCGGCATGGACGTGGCGATTTGAATGAAAGCAGCATTCTGGAATATGCCCGTTTCCACAAATTCGAAGAAACCACAGTTGGACTTTCAATACTATGCTCTTTGCCGGTGGACGTGGTGGAGCGAGCGCTTCTTGATAGTAGCCGAGAGATGATTATGATCCTCGGCAAAGCCCTCAACTTTGAGTGGGTGACGACGATGTCTCTTCTCTTTCTTGCTGCAAAAGATCATCGGATCTCTGCGTTAGACTTGGATCATATGCGAGAAGAGTTTTCACGCCTCAACACCGAGACGTCACGGACAGTCCTTCGTTTCTATAAATCGCGCAAGAACGCGGCGGCGGCCGATTCGGAACAGCGTCATCTGCCTCAACTTCACACACACTGA
- a CDS encoding adenylate/guanylate cyclase domain-containing protein → MSYSNLPLTRYAASGEVNVAYQVMGDGPFDLIVIPGIVSHIEFLHEVPGYTAFLRRLSKFARVVTFDKRGQGLSDRISGAPTLEERMDDVRAVMDNIGSRRAALLGFSEGCALSAMFAASYPERVSHLVLFGGFIRYADLFSAGDPEQIISERMKFWGTGAMIRGVIASKAANPEAVSQFAKFERLSASPGAFKAIQFLNLKINVRPILPSVRIPTLVLHRATDALIPVQKGRDLAALIPGAKYVEYPDGDHAFWSGDVDALQGDIEEFITGHRETSSTDLERILATVLFTDIVDSTRRAAEMGDQIWRRLLDNHDQLAKQIVDEHRGNLIKTTGDGILATFDGPGRAVRCALTFAAAAKQIGLSLRSGLHTGEIEVRGRDIGGIAVHAAARVMAKSGAQEVMVSRVVTDLVAGAGLKFDERGAHELKGLPGRWELFAASA, encoded by the coding sequence CAAGTGATGGGCGACGGCCCCTTTGATCTCATCGTGATACCGGGCATCGTCTCGCATATCGAGTTCCTGCATGAGGTGCCCGGGTATACGGCTTTCCTGCGTCGTCTTTCAAAATTTGCCCGCGTCGTCACCTTCGATAAGAGAGGGCAGGGTCTTTCCGATAGAATCTCCGGCGCACCCACACTCGAAGAGCGCATGGATGATGTTCGCGCCGTGATGGACAATATCGGTTCTCGCCGAGCAGCCCTGCTCGGTTTTTCCGAAGGCTGCGCGCTGAGCGCTATGTTCGCGGCTTCCTATCCCGAGCGCGTATCGCATCTTGTCCTGTTCGGAGGATTCATCCGGTATGCGGACCTATTTAGCGCCGGTGATCCGGAACAGATAATCTCGGAACGTATGAAATTTTGGGGTACCGGCGCCATGATCCGAGGCGTCATTGCCAGCAAGGCAGCCAATCCGGAAGCGGTTTCCCAATTTGCCAAGTTCGAGCGGCTTTCGGCGAGCCCCGGCGCTTTCAAAGCGATTCAGTTTCTGAATTTGAAGATCAACGTCCGGCCGATCCTTCCCTCAGTGCGCATTCCGACGCTCGTCCTTCATCGTGCGACTGACGCGCTGATCCCGGTCCAGAAAGGACGCGATCTGGCCGCGCTCATCCCAGGCGCCAAGTATGTCGAATATCCCGATGGCGATCACGCGTTTTGGTCTGGCGATGTGGATGCGCTGCAGGGCGACATCGAGGAGTTCATCACGGGACACCGCGAGACTTCCTCAACCGATCTTGAACGTATCCTGGCCACAGTCCTTTTCACTGATATTGTAGATTCGACCCGAAGGGCCGCGGAGATGGGCGATCAAATCTGGCGTCGGCTACTGGACAATCACGACCAACTGGCGAAACAGATTGTGGATGAGCACCGTGGGAATTTAATCAAGACCACAGGTGACGGCATTCTCGCGACCTTTGATGGACCCGGCCGGGCCGTGCGCTGCGCGCTGACATTTGCGGCAGCCGCCAAGCAGATCGGCTTGTCGTTACGCTCGGGTCTCCATACCGGAGAGATCGAGGTCAGAGGCCGCGATATCGGCGGGATCGCGGTTCACGCAGCTGCCCGCGTCATGGCAAAATCCGGGGCCCAGGAAGTGATGGTATCGCGCGTCGTCACCGATCTCGTGGCGGGCGCGGGATTGAAGTTCGATGAACGGGGAGCACATGAGCTCAAGGGACTCCCCGGCCGATGGGAGTTGTTTGCAGCAAGTGCATAG
- a CDS encoding response regulator transcription factor codes for MIRVIVVEDETLTRRAIALGLREQNFEVLEAADALACKALLRGQRVEAIVLDVGLPGLNGLSLVKELREQTDLAILIVTRRGTPEARIEALDLGADDYLVKPVHHGELAARIRSVMRRCSPMRGKRKRLGRWLVDLEARSAVSGDLTASLTRGEFEIITCLIEANSKIVSREGLLSAISRRPMDSDLRSVDTLVSRLRRKLGDDTDEPNLIVTAPGFGYRLGIAVEEA; via the coding sequence ATGATCAGGGTCATTGTCGTCGAGGATGAGACGCTCACGCGGCGCGCGATCGCGTTGGGACTGCGGGAACAGAACTTCGAGGTTCTGGAAGCGGCGGACGCCCTTGCCTGCAAGGCCTTGCTGCGTGGGCAACGCGTCGAAGCCATCGTCCTTGACGTCGGCCTGCCCGGGCTTAACGGTCTGAGCCTGGTCAAGGAACTTCGCGAACAGACCGACCTTGCGATCCTGATCGTGACGCGGCGAGGCACCCCTGAAGCCCGCATCGAGGCGCTCGATCTCGGTGCGGACGATTATCTGGTCAAGCCTGTGCATCATGGCGAACTGGCAGCGCGAATTCGGAGCGTGATGCGACGGTGCTCTCCGATGCGTGGCAAGCGCAAGCGCCTCGGCCGCTGGCTGGTCGACCTTGAAGCGCGCAGCGCGGTCTCGGGCGACTTGACCGCCAGCCTGACGCGCGGCGAATTCGAAATCATAACGTGCCTGATCGAGGCCAATTCGAAGATCGTCAGCCGTGAAGGATTGCTGTCCGCCATCAGCCGGCGACCGATGGATTCGGACCTGCGATCCGTCGATACGCTGGTAAGCCGGCTCCGGCGCAAGCTCGGCGACGACACGGACGAACCGAATCTGATCGTAACCGCGCCGGGGTTCGGCTACCGACTGGGAATAGCGGTCGAGGAGGCGTGA
- a CDS encoding DUF2934 domain-containing protein translates to MSNVEEKIRERAYHLWIADGQPQGQADIYWLNAQREILTTSLEGSNTAHMDLVSATPKPVKKVNVTRSGKSKTRAA, encoded by the coding sequence ATGTCAAACGTGGAAGAGAAAATTCGCGAACGTGCCTACCACCTCTGGATCGCCGATGGTCAACCTCAGGGCCAAGCGGACATTTATTGGCTGAATGCTCAGCGGGAAATTCTGACAACGTCACTTGAGGGTTCAAATACCGCGCATATGGATTTGGTATCGGCCACGCCGAAGCCCGTAAAAAAGGTGAACGTCACCCGCTCCGGAAAAAGCAAAACCCGCGCTGCATAG
- a CDS encoding tyrosine-type recombinase/integrase, giving the protein MQDQVNAAPAPKRVPWNKGKLTGAKPPLRPKHVWSIRTKLQIEGRVRDLAMFNLAIDSKLRGCDVVAIRVEDIAAGGYTADRATVRQKKTGRPVRFELSEQTRQAVDDYLRATGKRPGEFLFTGHRGPERSMTTRQYSRLVSEWIGSIGLDPRLFGTHSLRRTKATLIYRRTGNLRAVQLLLGHTKIESTVRYLGIEVDDALASAEQVDV; this is encoded by the coding sequence ATGCAGGATCAAGTGAATGCTGCCCCCGCACCCAAGCGAGTCCCGTGGAACAAGGGAAAGCTGACTGGGGCCAAGCCCCCGCTGCGACCAAAACACGTCTGGTCGATCCGGACAAAGCTTCAGATCGAGGGCCGCGTTCGGGATCTGGCAATGTTCAATCTGGCAATCGACAGCAAGCTTCGTGGCTGTGATGTCGTCGCAATCCGCGTCGAGGATATCGCCGCAGGCGGATATACCGCCGATCGCGCAACTGTCCGGCAAAAGAAAACCGGGCGGCCTGTCAGATTTGAATTGAGCGAACAGACCCGGCAGGCGGTCGATGACTATCTGCGGGCGACCGGCAAACGGCCTGGCGAGTTCTTGTTTACCGGTCATCGCGGTCCCGAGCGCAGTATGACAACCCGCCAATACTCCCGCCTCGTCTCGGAGTGGATCGGCAGCATAGGACTGGATCCGAGACTGTTTGGGACGCATTCACTGCGCCGCACAAAAGCTACCTTGATCTATCGACGAACAGGCAACCTCAGGGCCGTCCAACTCTTGCTCGGACACACCAAGATCGAAAGTACGGTTCGTTATCTCGGCATCGAGGTTGATGACGCGCTGGCAAGTGCGGAACAGGTTGATGTCTGA
- a CDS encoding DUF6894 family protein, which yields MPRFYFHKHLNGQTVPDRRGISFRNENEACAHAVRFTPLALRKSVSGGKNTYLAWEVSDGERTIYIVRGNVVIEKR from the coding sequence ATGCCCAGATTCTATTTCCATAAGCACTTAAATGGGCAAACGGTGCCGGACCGTCGAGGCATTTCGTTTCGCAACGAAAACGAAGCATGCGCCCACGCCGTTCGCTTCACGCCTTTGGCTCTCAGGAAATCGGTCAGCGGCGGGAAGAATACCTACCTTGCCTGGGAGGTGTCGGACGGCGAACGCACGATTTATATTGTGAGAGGAAACGTCGTCATAGAGAAGCGCTAA
- a CDS encoding PilZ domain-containing protein gives MVETRNARRYRVAKSAKIDHGGDKIACILRDISATGAAIEILDLVRAPTEFTLIVPEDGLRLRCRVVWRKEYRIGVTFD, from the coding sequence ATGGTCGAAACTCGTAATGCGCGCCGCTACCGTGTCGCAAAGTCCGCGAAGATCGATCATGGCGGCGATAAGATCGCCTGCATACTTCGCGACATTTCCGCAACCGGGGCAGCGATTGAGATTCTTGATCTCGTCCGAGCACCCACGGAGTTCACATTGATCGTTCCTGAAGACGGACTGAGGCTACGGTGCCGCGTTGTTTGGCGGAAAGAATATCGGATCGGCGTTACGTTCGATTAG
- a CDS encoding H-NS family nucleoid-associated regulatory protein: MKLTDFELMSIDELWALHLEIDVVLTRKISAKTNQLGRRLRLLESGASEAKIERERRPYPRVLPKYQNPEKPSETWAGRGKQPRWLTAQLRSGKTLEDFQIRPKRLIGKSRTRSRRKSKPALMAA; encoded by the coding sequence ATGAAACTCACCGATTTCGAATTGATGTCTATCGACGAGCTTTGGGCTCTTCACCTCGAAATAGATGTGGTTCTGACGCGCAAGATATCTGCGAAAACAAATCAACTTGGCCGGCGACTGCGACTATTGGAGTCAGGTGCATCTGAAGCAAAAATTGAGCGAGAACGGCGTCCCTATCCAAGAGTGCTCCCTAAGTACCAAAACCCGGAAAAACCGTCGGAAACTTGGGCGGGCCGTGGTAAGCAGCCGCGGTGGCTAACTGCTCAACTCAGATCCGGGAAAACGCTCGAGGACTTCCAGATTCGACCTAAGCGTCTCATCGGAAAGTCGCGCACGCGAAGTCGCCGGAAGTCCAAGCCGGCATTGATGGCCGCTTGA